Part of the Bacteriovorax stolpii genome, ATGAACGATTCATACAGAGAAGAAAGAATCAAATAAATGACCAGGATACCAAAACCAACTGCCACCATAGTCGATGTCATAAGTTTTGCCATATCTTCGGCGTCACCACCAAGGTTCAGGTTTACACCGTCCTCAAGCTTTAAATCACCCTTTGTCATTCTTTCAATATATTCGGCCATAACCTGGTTTAGACCAATACCTGGTTTTAACCCGGAAGAAAGCTCAATGAAACGTCCGCGGTTCATCCTTTCAATCGACGCCGGACCTGTTGTCTCAACTCCGTTAGCGATATCAGAGAGTTTAACTAAGCGGTGGTTGATGTTTGGAACATAAACCTGGTTATAAAGTTTCTTTAAGTCACGCTGATCATCTAAAAGACGAACACGAACATCGTACTCTTGACCATTTTCACGGAAGACTGCCGGAGTCGCCCCTTCGACCTGAGCTCTTAGTTCAGCCCCGAGAGTTTTAGTGTTGATACCGTATTCTTTTGCTTTACCTGGTTTAACTTTTACCTGAAGCTCTGGTTTACCTGTGCGGTAGTTAGAGTCAACGTCAACTAGGCGCGGGTCTTTTTTCATGGCATCGAAAACTTTCATCGCACTTCTCTCCAACGCCTGTGCGTTTGGAGAAGTGATGTTTAGAATAACTGGTTGACGCCCTAATCCCGATGTATCGAATTTCTTAACAATCGGGTTGGCAACTTCTCTATAAGCAACCAACTGCTCACGAAGAGTATTTCTGAAATCTTCTGTTTTGATTCCATGTCTGTCGTGTTTCAGTTTTACGACGTAAGTCGCTTTGTTAACCTCTCCGTTTTCGTTACCGGCAGTATAAAGAACGAAGTCTACGATGTCGTTCTTTTGAACAATATCTTTAATTTCTTTTGCCACTCTTGCTGTCTCATCAATATTTGTCCCTGGAGCTAGCTCAAGCGTGATGTTCAATTCACCAGAGTCATCATCAGGAACGAATTCCCCTGGAAGGAATCCTGCGACATAGAAAGAGAATAAGAAAACAAATAACGTTACACCAATTGTGGCCAGTGGCGACTTCAGGGTGAATGTTACGAACTTTTCGTAAATGTTTTCTAACCATGTCTGGAAACGGTCAAATCCTCTGACCATTCGGCCAAGAGTTTTGTCATAAACACCAGGGTTTGCAGGAATGTGTTTAATATCGTGGTGCTCTCCCCCGAAATAAGCAGCGAGCATCGGGATGATTGTAAGAGCAACAAAAAGTGAAATCGCCATAGAGAAAGCTACCGTTAAACCGAAAGATTTAAGGAACTGACCGATGGTCCCTGACATCATGGCAACTGGTACGAATACCGCCATAACAACCAGAGTGATCGCAATAACGGCCATCTGGATTTCAGCTGTCGCCTTTTGAGCAGCTTCTTTAGAGTCGTAACCTTTTTCCATGAAACGATACACGTTCTCGATAACTACGATGGCATCGTCAATTAAAAGACCTACCGCCAGAGTCAGGGCAAGAAGAGTTACGATGTTAATTGTAAATCCTGCTGCACCAATAAGAACGAAAGCACCAATAAGTGAAACGGGTAGAGAAAGTGCTGTAATAAGCGTCGATCTCACTGATCCTAAGAAGAAGAATACGGTGATAACTGTCAGGATGATACCAATGATGATGGTTTCATAAACGTCATTAACGTTGTCTTCAATCTTAATAGATGAGTCGACAATGATATCAAGTTTTGGTGCGTTCTTCGCATTTTTAAATTCTGCGTTGATCGCTTCTGCCTTTTTCTTAATCTCTTGAGCTACCTTAAGTGTGTTTGATCCCGCCTGACGGTAAACTTGCAGAGTTAGTACTCTCTTGTCACCTAAGTAAGAACGAGATGTCTCATCTTCAAGTGTATCTTTAACAATACCTAAATCAGCAACGCGAGTTGGAACTTCGTTACCATAAAGGTTAACTAGTGTATCGGCCACTTCCGGAACGTTTGAAAATTCCCCTACACCTCTAAATACAAGTTCTTTTTCTCCGCGAGAAACTTTACCTGCCGGGATGTTTTCTCCCATTGCTCCAACTTGAGAAGCAACCTGAGAAACTGAGATCTCTCTTGATTTAAGTTTATTTCTATCTAGGAGAACGTGGATTTCTCTTTTTCTACCACCGATAATTTCAACCGCACCAACGTTATCTACCTGCTCAAGGCGAGGCTTAATGGTTCTATCAGCTAAGTCGAAAAGTTCACCATCACCTAAACCTTCCGCTGTAAGTGAAAGGTAAACAATTGGAGTATCGGCCGGGTCGAATTTTTTAATGATCGGGTCTTCTACTTCATCAGGAAGATCAGCTTTAGCGATGTTTACTTTATCGCGAACTTCCTGCTCAGCAACTTTTGAATCTTTATCGTCGTTAAATTCGATAATAAGGATAGAAACCCCTTCAAGGTTTCTTGATTTAAGACGTTTAATACCAGAGATTGAAGCAATCTCATCTTCAAGCGGTTTTGAAACCAGTGTTTCAATCTCTTGAGGTCCCGCTCCCTGATAAACA contains:
- a CDS encoding efflux RND transporter permease subunit — translated: MSLANVSIKRPIFITCVIIGILVGGIAAFKSMSVDLFPDVSIPVVTVQTVYQGAGPQEIETLVSKPLEDEIASISGIKRLKSRNLEGVSILIIEFNDDKDSKVAEQEVRDKVNIAKADLPDEVEDPIIKKFDPADTPIVYLSLTAEGLGDGELFDLADRTIKPRLEQVDNVGAVEIIGGRKREIHVLLDRNKLKSREISVSQVASQVGAMGENIPAGKVSRGEKELVFRGVGEFSNVPEVADTLVNLYGNEVPTRVADLGIVKDTLEDETSRSYLGDKRVLTLQVYRQAGSNTLKVAQEIKKKAEAINAEFKNAKNAPKLDIIVDSSIKIEDNVNDVYETIIIGIILTVITVFFFLGSVRSTLITALSLPVSLIGAFVLIGAAGFTINIVTLLALTLAVGLLIDDAIVVIENVYRFMEKGYDSKEAAQKATAEIQMAVIAITLVVMAVFVPVAMMSGTIGQFLKSFGLTVAFSMAISLFVALTIIPMLAAYFGGEHHDIKHIPANPGVYDKTLGRMVRGFDRFQTWLENIYEKFVTFTLKSPLATIGVTLFVFLFSFYVAGFLPGEFVPDDDSGELNITLELAPGTNIDETARVAKEIKDIVQKNDIVDFVLYTAGNENGEVNKATYVVKLKHDRHGIKTEDFRNTLREQLVAYREVANPIVKKFDTSGLGRQPVILNITSPNAQALERSAMKVFDAMKKDPRLVDVDSNYRTGKPELQVKVKPGKAKEYGINTKTLGAELRAQVEGATPAVFRENGQEYDVRVRLLDDQRDLKKLYNQVYVPNINHRLVKLSDIANGVETTGPASIERMNRGRFIELSSGLKPGIGLNQVMAEYIERMTKGDLKLEDGVNLNLGGDAEDMAKLMTSTMVAVGFGILVIYLILSSLYESFITPITIMLSLPLAISGAFFGLFLTGKSINLFAIFGFFMLIGVAGKNGILMVDFAKVLMEEGRDRFSAIIEAGKTRLRPILMTSFALIAGTLPIAYGLNPASRTRTSMGVAIVAGVALSTILTLVVLPSIFVYIDRFRVWANKLGTKMTTNKEKNEHAPKHEVAVETKGEINTDNMVTK